The following proteins are encoded in a genomic region of Dioscorea cayenensis subsp. rotundata cultivar TDr96_F1 chromosome 8, TDr96_F1_v2_PseudoChromosome.rev07_lg8_w22 25.fasta, whole genome shotgun sequence:
- the LOC120266955 gene encoding putative disease resistance protein At1g50180, protein MAESIVSNVAGKLGELLIKEVNYLQGVDGELRSLRDEFQWIQAFLKDADVSILEGNERAKIWVNQVRDVSYDAEDVIDTYIFKIHQHRRGSHGCLFSSLMTTYACHPCGLTILHDLGNKIGEVKRRAVEISANRSKYGIESIGAPSSGSLNNEARLPLSWKQTPVVEEVDVIGFDEHVKTLVQLLLAEDEDRRAVISIVGMGGLGKTTLAKKVSSDPRIKQHFNCHAWVYVSQAYTSRGLVESIFKELMAVDKVMMMNESIAKLADGELKKVVYEYLKERKYLVVIDDIWFREAWDNIKEVLPAEMLNGSKVLLTTRNRDVALHADRQSHPFDLKFLGEEESWELFLKKAIPTKCAEHCPPNLEEIGRQMVAKCNGLPLAIVVLGGLALRKEQSEEEWRKLLKSVSWQLREGEDQISNILALSYHHLPYYLKPCFLYFAMLPEDSSLINANRLTLRWIAEGFIEARDEETMEEVAEEYLEELVHRSLIQVAERNVLGGIDVCSIHDRLLDLAISEAKGMNFILVIKNNSEGNIVTLQKTRRLALHGDKSWDVAQQYPTDSARSLRTITFFGTKWWERDINTDSLCGKCIRKMWYNLACVLFFASLLIAGPRALVSFQKPRILIGMNLLRVIDLRGVTIILPKTIGELIHLRYLNVQVGRTKSIPSSIGELTNLQTLQIQNKYSTTKLPSAIWKLQSNLRHLECGDSCSIKGQPSADSLPNLQTLSSIKAGKWLNTGLLEKMINLKKLSICGICNSYGKALDSLGKLNNLIELELTSEDEHEIPTSILTASHQKHLRLLRLKGKLERLPEVNTQSLLTNLIKLTLEFSELKEDPLVTLGKLDNLQVLVLGLNAFIGKEMVCLERGFPQLKELDILFLISLEEWKIEEEAMPRLRKLTIARCVELVMLPHGLGKITSLQELHVSNMPSAFTQRLRANDGDDWHKVRHIPLLEVTDLDLED, encoded by the coding sequence ATGGCGGAAAGCATAGTCTCAAATGTTGCTGGAAAACTAGGGGAACTTCTGATCAAAGAAGTGAACTACCTGCAAGGAGTAGATGGAGAATTGAGATCCCTCCGTGATGAGTTCCAATGGATTCAAGCCTTCCTCAAGGATGCTGATGTTAGTATCCTAGAAGGCAACGAGAGAGCCAAGATTTGGGTGAACCAGGTGCGAGACGTTTCTTATGACGCCGAGGATGTCATCGATACGTACATATTCAAGATTCATCAACACCGCCGAGGATCCCATGGATGCTTGTTCTCTTCGTTAATGACAACATATGCTTGTCATCCTTGTGGGCTAACAATCCTTCATGACCTTGGTAATAAGATTGGCGAGGTCAAGAGGAGAGCTGTGGAGATCTCTGCTAACCGATCCAAGTATGGCATCGAGAGCATTGGAGCTCCTTCTTCAGGCTCATTGAACAATGAAGCAAGACTGCCTTTGAGCTGGAAGCAGACTCCGGTTGTGGAGGAAGTTGATGTCATTGGCTTTGACGAGCATGTCAAGACATTGGTACAACTGTTACTGGCGGAGGATGAAGATCGGCGTGCTGTCATATCAATCGTTGGCATGGGAGGGTTAGGCAAGACCACTCTTGCCAAAAAGGTTTCCTCTGACCCCAGAATCAAGCAGCACTTTAATTGTCATGCGTGGGTCTATGTCTCTCAAGCTTATACAAGTCGAGGGCTTGTGGAGTCCATATTTAAGGAACTCATGGCCGTTGATaaagtgatgatgatgaatgagtCCATCGCTAAACTGGCCGACGGGGAGCTGAAGAAGGTGGTTTATGAGTACTTGAAAGAAAGGAAATACTTGGTGGTGATTGATGATATATGGTTCCGAGAAGCTTGGGATAACATCAAAGAGGTGCTGCCTGCAGAGATGCTGAATGGAAGTAAGGTGTTGCTAACTACTCGTAATAGAGATGTTGCATTGCATGCAGATAGACAGAGCCATCCTTTTGATCTCAAGTTCTTGGGAGAAGAAGAGAGTTGGGAGTTATTCTTGAAGAAGGCAATTCCAACAAAGTGCGCTGAGCACTGTCCTCCAAACTTGGAGGAAATAGGAAGGCAGATGGTGGCCAAATGCAATGGCTTGCCTCTTGCTATCGTTGTGTTGGGAGGTCTGGCGTTGAGGAAAGAGCAGTCTGAAGAGGAATGGAGAAAGTTGCTCAAGAGTGTGAGTTGGCAACTAAGAGAAGGTGAAGACCAGATCTCCAATATATTAGCTCTTAGCTACCACCATCTTCCCTACTACTTGAAGCCCTGTTTTCTCTACTTTGCTATGTTACCTGAGGATTCTTCTCTCATCAATGCGAACAGACTAACGCTAAGATGGATAGCAGAGGGGTTTATAGAAGCCAGAGATGAAGAAACGATGGAGGAAGTCGCAGAGGAATATTTGGAAGAGTTGGTGCATAGGAGTCTGATTCAAGTGGCAGAGAGAAATGTATTGGGAGGTATCGATGTTTGTAGTATCCATGATCGTCTTCTGGACTTAGCCATTTCTGAAGCCAAAGGTATGAACTTCATCCTTGTTATTAAGAATAATAGTGAGGGCAATATTGTTACTTTGCAAAAAACTCGTCGACTTGCTCTCCATGGTGACAAGAGTTGGGATGTAGCTCAGCAATATCCAACTGATTCTGCCAGAAGCCTACGGACTATTACTTTCTTTGGTACAAAATGGTGGGAACGCGATATAAACACGGATAGCTTGTGTGGAAAATGTATTAGAAAGATGTGGTATAATTTGGCGTGTGttcttttctttgcttctttgcTCATTGCTGGTCCCAGGGCACTAGTGAGTTTCCAAAAACCCCGAATTCTAATCGGCATGAACCTACTTAGGGTCATAGATCTTCGCGGTGTAACAATAATTTTGCCTAAAACTATAGGAGAGCTGATTCACTTAAGATACTTGAATGTGCAAGTTGGACGAACCAAGTCGATTCCATCTTCCATCGGTGAACTCACCAATTTGCAAACACTTCAAATTCAGAACAAGTATTCTACCACTAAGCTACCAAGTGCAATATGGAAATTGCAAAGCAATCTGAGGCATTTAGAATGCGGAGACTCCTGTTCAATCAAGGGGCAACCATCAGCTGACAGTTTGCCAAATCTCCAAACACTTTCAAGCATTAAAGCAGGAAAATGGCTAAATACAGGATTATTAGAGAAGATGATCAATTTGAAGAAATTGAGCATTTGTGGTATTTGCAACTCTTATGGAAAGGCGTTAGACTCTCTTGGTAAACTAAACAACCTCATTGAATTGGAGTTAACATCAGAGGATGAGCATGAAATACCAACCTCAATACTTACGGCATCCCATCAAAAGCATCTCCGACTTCTTAGATTGAAAGGAAAATTAGAAAGACTCCCTGAAGTCAATACTCAATCTCTCTTGACAAATCTCATCAAGTTGACCTTAGAATTTTCGGAGCTTAAGGAGGACCCACTTGTGACATTGGGAAAACTTGATAACCTTCAAGTTCTTGTGTTAGGATTGAATGCTTTCATTGGGAAGGAGATGGTTTGTTTGGAGAGAGGTTTCCCTCAGTTGAAGGAATTagacattttatttttgatatcgtTAGAAGAGTGGAAAATAGAGGAGGAAGCCATGCCCAGGCTTAGAAAATTGACAATTGCTAGATGTGTGGAGTTGGTGATGCTCCCTCATGGCCTTGGCAAGATTACTAGTCTACAAGAGTTGCATGTGAGTAACATGCCTTCTGCCTTTACCCAGAGATTGAGAGCTAATGACGGTGATGATTGGCATAAGGTCCGACACATACCTCTTCTTGAAGTGACAGACTTAGACTTGGAGGATTAG